TGCTTTTGCGGTTTGAACTTCTTCACAAATTCACGTAACTGAAGTTTCAAACTATCTTTTTCAAGTGCAAATCGGTTTGCCAACTGATTAAGATATAAATCCTGCTCAACCGGCGATTCAACCACTGCCAGTTTTTCCATTACATCTGCAATATAAGCAAGTTGATCATTCTCATTTGCCAAGTTTCGATTTTGTTGATAATAACGCATATAAAATGCAATTTTTGTCTCATGAGCATCGGCGATTAGTTGTACAAAAGCCTTCTCTCCGTACTTTTGTACATATTCATCAGGATCCATTTTTTCAGGAATTCTGATTACTCCCAGTTTTAATTTCGTAACGGGTTCAAGTAATTCTAATGCACGTGCTATTGCATTTTGCCCAGCACTATCACCATCATAACACAGAAATAATTCATTAGTGGTTCTTTCAAGCAGATAAATTTGCTCATTCGTCAGACTTGTTCCCATAGAAGCAATTCCATTTTTTATCCCTGAACGATAAGCAGCTAAAACATCCATGAATCCTTCAAATAAAATAGCGAATTTTTTTTGTCTAATTTCACTTTTGGCTTTATCAAAATTAAAAAGAATTTTTCGCTTATTAAAAAGCTCCGTCTCTGGACTATTTAGATACTTCGGTTGTTTATCATCTTTATGCAATAGACGACCCGAAAATGCAATTGTCGACCCTTGTGCATCTCTGATTGGAAATAACACGCGATCCCGGAAACGATCATTCAAAGTACCGTCATCGTACTCAACAAATAATCCTGATTTTTTTAATACCTCACTAGCAACTTTTCGTTCTGTAAAGAAAGCCCCAAGTATTGCTTTTTCAGGAGCATATCCTAAATTAAACTCGTTAATAATATCATCGTTTAAACCACGTTCATGCAAGTAATCCAGTGCTTCTTCACCTATCTGAGTATTAACTAAGATATGATGGTAAAGCTGAGTTGCATCTGCATGAACCTTCTTCAATTTTCTCGAATTAGATGACTCTGTATCTGAGGAATCAAAATCATGCATGATTTTTTCATCAATCTCAACATTACCTAATTCAGCAACTTTAAGAACTGCCTCAGGAAAACTAATATTTTCAATTTCCATAATAAACTTAAAAACATTTCCACCTCTATGGCAGGAAAAACAATGAAAAATTTGTTTTTCCTCTGTAACTGAAAATGATGGTGTTTTCTCTTCATGAAAAGGACAAAGGCCAAACAAATTTCTGCCCGATTTACTCAACTGAACATATTGTCCCACAATATCAACAATATTAACATTGTTTCTGACATTCTCAATTACTTGTTCAGGTATTCGTTGGCTCACAAAATCACCTCGTTTCATTCACTCTCACAGTCCGTCGAAACATTAATTGTCTAAAATAGATTTAAAGAAATAACACCGATTGATTTCATTAATCAACCGGCTATTTTTCATATAAAAAGTTCTAAAAACAATCATTTACAATTATACAATAATAAGAATAAAAATCAAAGAATAAAGACAACATGATTAAACAAAATTACTTTTCATTGATAGTCTTTAGGCTTATCCAATCTGGAACTAATCTCCCAAAATAGTTATTTAACATTTAATTTAGTCAAATCTCCTAATTTATAGGCAAATTCAGCATACAAGCTTAACTGCTGCAAACGATTATTACGAATATTCTCGTCTTTTGCCATCACCATTGTTTCATCAAAATAAGCGCTGATAACACTACGCATCGTGCGCAACTGCTGGAATATTTCTTCAGCATTATAAAAACTCTTTCTTTCAATCTCGGCCACTTTACTTGAAAAGACCTTTTCAGCATTATTCTCAAATAATTCGGAATTTAATTTAAAATCTGCAGGTAAATCAGCTTTTTTAGCAAGACGTAACACACGTGTAGTAGCTTCAACAGTTTCTTTGAAGTCCTCATCTCCACTATGATTTTTAAGAATCTCAGCTGCATCAATCATTTCTTTAAAACCATTTTTTCTTTCAGCTGTCACAGTTTCAATCACATCGAAATTATAATTTTGTGCTTCAAGGATTTTCTTGATACGTTCAACAATAAAACTTGTAACTTCAGTTTCTGTTTCATTAGGCATAATTTTTTGATATAATTCTGGATTTTTTGTTGCATTTTTCTCCACAATTTCAAATAACTGTACTGCAGATAATGACCATCCCTGCGCCATTACTATTCGAGCTATACCAGCAGCTTGCCTTCTAAGTGCATATGGGTCATTTGAACCCGTTGGGATCATCTCAGCTGCAAAAAAGGCTGAGATGCTATCAAGTTTATCTGCAACTGCCAATAGAGCTCCTACGGCTGTTTTTGGGAGTTCACCTTCTGCAGAAATTGGCATATAGTGCTCTTTGATTGCTGTTGCTACTTCTGCTTTTTCACCCATTAGCAATGCATACTTTTCACCCATTACACCTTGTAATTCCGAAAATTCACCAACCATTCCGGTTACCAGATCAAACTTATAGATTTGTGCTGCACGCTTCAAATCAGACTTATGTTCTTCGTCAAATTCTAAATAATTTGCAAGAAGTTCACTGAGCAATTGTACCCGCTGCATTTTTTCAAAAGTTGTCCCAATCTTATCATGGAACATAACTTTTTTTAGATGTTCTACATAATCTGCAATCGAATTTTTTTGATCTT
Above is a window of Liquorilactobacillus hordei DSM 19519 DNA encoding:
- the dnaG gene encoding DNA primase, producing the protein MSQRIPEQVIENVRNNVNIVDIVGQYVQLSKSGRNLFGLCPFHEEKTPSFSVTEEKQIFHCFSCHRGGNVFKFIMEIENISFPEAVLKVAELGNVEIDEKIMHDFDSSDTESSNSRKLKKVHADATQLYHHILVNTQIGEEALDYLHERGLNDDIINEFNLGYAPEKAILGAFFTERKVASEVLKKSGLFVEYDDGTLNDRFRDRVLFPIRDAQGSTIAFSGRLLHKDDKQPKYLNSPETELFNKRKILFNFDKAKSEIRQKKFAILFEGFMDVLAAYRSGIKNGIASMGTSLTNEQIYLLERTTNELFLCYDGDSAGQNAIARALELLEPVTKLKLGVIRIPEKMDPDEYVQKYGEKAFVQLIADAHETKIAFYMRYYQQNRNLANENDQLAYIADVMEKLAVVESPVEQDLYLNQLANRFALEKDSLKLQLREFVKKFKPQKQLKSAKDNSLKYLSGRHTTNSQKYSKIERAERLLIYRILHEQNTRIRMKRYTNFSFVHDDYQLIYIISEGYFNVYPEYETARFLDFLDNERARQLVVSLELDNYALESSDEEFVDCIDVISNQSPLEQEITELKQKLVDAKKVNNNELVTSLTIKLVTLLQQQQTNKSASL
- the glyS gene encoding glycine--tRNA ligase subunit beta — encoded protein: MTHTFLVEIGLEEIPAHVVTPSAQQLTERVSSFLREKRLSFENIETFSTPRRLAVKVLNLADQQANIEEEAKGPAKKIAQDAEGNWSKAAIGFSRGQGMTPDDIFFKELKGVEYAYVNKFIAGKKAFEVLSDIKTAITSMVFPTMMRWGSNDFKFVRPLKWIVALLDDEVIPFNILDVKTANISQGHRFLGKSVTLKNAADYPEALLPEYVIADSQVRKNLIVQQIKDMATKNDWQIIVDDDLLEEVNNLVEYPTVFAGNFDYKYLEIPDEVLITSMKDHQRFFYVQDKAGKLLPNFVSVRNGVADNIDTVIAGNEKVLTARLEDAAFFFHEDQKNSIADYVEHLKKVMFHDKIGTTFEKMQRVQLLSELLANYLEFDEEHKSDLKRAAQIYKFDLVTGMVGEFSELQGVMGEKYALLMGEKAEVATAIKEHYMPISAEGELPKTAVGALLAVADKLDSISAFFAAEMIPTGSNDPYALRRQAAGIARIVMAQGWSLSAVQLFEIVEKNATKNPELYQKIMPNETETEVTSFIVERIKKILEAQNYNFDVIETVTAERKNGFKEMIDAAEILKNHSGDEDFKETVEATTRVLRLAKKADLPADFKLNSELFENNAEKVFSSKVAEIERKSFYNAEEIFQQLRTMRSVISAYFDETMVMAKDENIRNNRLQQLSLYAEFAYKLGDLTKLNVK